The Cydia amplana chromosome 20, ilCydAmpl1.1, whole genome shotgun sequence nucleotide sequence gatcgctcgtatttcaaaaattagcatttcgccgttttccaacgattttcgagtgacgaaatcgagcgatcgaaattcaaaaatcggcccccagtcccggcccggtctagcgtcagTCATCCCTTATGAATgaaagataggtacctattaaagtaTGATTGCAgtaatttttatatgtatttttataatatatggaTTTGAAATTAAATCGAAGGATGCCATGAGACACTACGGAACATGGTAGCGCAAttttacagaatatttaattatcAAATTTATAATTTTCAGATGATGGCTTGGCCTAAAGATCTAGAACAACAAAAACAACAGTTAAGGtagttattaatattaatgcataacttataaatttaatattttccaaaaaaccttataaaataggccaaatcagaataattcatttttttattcagttttttttCATAATCAGATTTCTGTTTCAGACGAATAATCAAGAATCGTATTCAAAATGTTAGGGACCGATACTTTAAAGACTATGTAGTTCTTGAACCAGGAACCAGATTTTCTAACGGGGGACCAATAGACGAAGATAATTTCGTACTATCTAGAAATCACCCAAATTATATGCCTAACATGAATCGCAAAGGACTAAATAATTTTGGCACTAATACAAAAACAACGAACATAGAAATAAAAGACAGAAGAGATTTTTCTGATTTAGATCAGCTAGTATCGGAATATTTGTTGAACTTGCACGATGACGAAGCTATGGATTCCACAGCTGATATGACAGATAAAGCAGTCCATCATATGAGAGAGAATAATATCAACGGCAAACAAGCGAATACTCAACATTATCGTAATCCAAGTACGCCAAACTTACAGGACGATACACAAGGTTATAGAAAAGCCATTAGTAATTTTGGTAATGATCCTCAATTTTCTTCGAGTGATTTGTATGATTTGAAGGCTAAAGCAACCAGGAGCAAGTTTAACAATTTACCTgttttaaataaagaaatacttagtcctaaaagaaaaaaaatagacCTTACAGATTATGCTATCGAAGATCATTTAAATACTGGCTATGAACCGAGAACCATGGATCAAAGAAACATTTATCCAGACAGAGAACAAAACCCATTGAATATCCAAGCAGTCGACACAAATAATTATGGTTATCAGTTATATTCTGAAAATAACCAAGGATACGGCAATGTTGATCCACAATATGTTGTCGAAGACTATACTGGATTTCAAAATGACGAGAAATCTGATGAACAAGGCCGCGGACAAAACAGGCAGCTTATTTATAATGCGAATGAAATAACGCATTATTACTTAGACAGATTGAACGAAGACACTAACGCTGGGCAACGACTGGACACTGAAACACTCAATGGATACAGAGTAGATACAGACACCGACACTAAACACAGACACGAGCACAGGCGGCCTTTGTACCTTGATGAAAAGGTAAATATGTTCCACagacacaaaataaaatttcatgagaagattgttaataaataatatctgggagactgggagctttgctcggaaaacatataaaaactcaaaaatgcgcgttttcacagagataagacctagctagatcgttttttcgccccccaaaacccccaaatagcaaatttcatcgaaatcgttagagccgtttccgagatccccgaactatacaaataaataaataaatatacaagaattgcgcGTTTGGTATGAgataccaaataaataaatatacaagaatagatcgtttaggtataaaataagaTTATACTCGTAATGTTGGAAATTAGTTTTCATATGTATGGAGAACCTATTTTAAAGCATTTATGTAAAGTGCCGTAAAACGTAGATggttaatattgttttttttttacagtccAGCGAGTTTCAGCGCCACACCCAAAACGATGGCGGCGTGATGAAGGATCATAAGCCACGTTACTTCGTTCCTGATCGAGCGAGCCTCCAGCATGGATAACAATTAACCATTATTTGTACATCCTCTAgcctgagcatagtagcgctaccccctctgccacaaatatacggtagttttactccatcttcgagtcaaagtgtctttgtgtgtcgtccgtgtctttgaacggaccaatcacggcacgggactcgctcacctcgtcccccgcacgtgcgcaccccagtatttttggcagcatcggtatcatgaaataattgctctaaactccgtctagaggattcctagtttatgattatttgtaaaaacgatttatttatatgacagataacttatgaactaaatatatctatgaataaaactaaattaaatctaCGAACCCTAAATACATCTTAAATTAACGCAATTATTATACAAACTATTGAAAGAGGCCTCCCCGCgcaacccccgacgcaaaggtgcccatcacactcgcgATTGTAAAATAATAACGAAAAAGATAGTACGAGCATGATGTAGGTCACTAGGTACAGTGAACAATAAATTCGGTGATAagcaaggctcggaaaaacgcccgtcattttatttattttattttatttgttagaaAACTTACAGCTAGATTACAGCTTAGTCAATGTGTGTAAAAATATCCTACAATAATATGTTGTAACCAACAACTtttcaaaaaagggtcttcgtatcaACTTTCcaacaatatatttttaaatattaaatatacctagttatttggttatttttattgtgcaattttccTTTTTATGgaggtaggtgcaacagatatttgGTAATCGGCCAAATAGTAGGAAACATAGCTGTGCAATACTTAAGTCACCTATcgaatgtacctatacctaacaaTGTATCATTGTAACCGCTGTTGGCAgacctattaaattaaattaaataaaaaaacattgcgccgaataccgaatattgggcaaagtggccgaataggccaaATACTGAATAGTGGTCGAATATTCGTAGCATCTCTAATACTTACCTATCTACTGTGTGTGTTACTAAAGGGGTCCCTttttttcccataaagttttatgtcataatgtattgtgttTCATTAGCCATAagactgaaaccgttaacttttcagtacggatatgatggtcgttcttgtctacgtgacagcgtgataaaacggtgtccgtcactttctttcccacggtgttaaacagtgacagttattttatcacgtggataaagatggataaagctatccataataggctggcaggatgttcgtcaggttatcctatagatgggttaggttaggttaggtttgttttatggcaatcctgaaaagtgacgcgtttcggAACCAAATAAATTGACTACTTaatgaaaatgcgggcaaacaatacattatgacttaaaactgttTGGGAAACAATTGAGACTCGTTACTAAAATTTCAACCTGTATATCTGTTGGTAGCTtggtacctaattgtaaaatcttGAGAGCCAGTTGAAAGTGCAAAGTTTTCATCAAATTACAAAACTAATGCCCCCTAAGTTGTTATTGCATATTTAAAGTTATTCAAATGATCTACGGAAAGTTGCTGAAATGGGTAAACTTGTTGAAAACTTTAACTGCTGTAGTTTCCATGAAAATGGCTCTGGAAAATCCAAGTTCTCAATTAAACACTAGGGAAATAGAAAGATGATTTAATGATTCATAATATAAAAGTAACTTTGCTATTTCCAAAGTTATGAGACGTTCAATCGGTTCatagtataataattaaatagtgTTGAATAAACGAATACTTTATTATAGTACTTAGTCCCGTGAAACTAACTATGtaacgtcttttgagcgtcggtcGGAACTATGTaacgtctagtcagcgctatggaaaatggggTCCTTtcccattattttatttgtaaaattttggaatgatttggcatgattttttatttttcgtaaTCAGTCGTTTAGTAGCTGTTACTCACCGTTCGTTAGGCAAATGCtttttttattccaaatttaaattcTATCTCCATAGATAGAACCACCATTAACCATTAGATGAACCATTTAGGCccaccgttaacccagtgtcaaattatattggtaaacatggtaactccaggtttaaccggttaaccccgggttaggggaatggtgcaagtgggccttagtgagTTAAATACTTATAAGAAATGTATTCAAATAGGTATTCCATGactataatgatgatgatgactactCGAGCTATGTCATTCCGCAAAATACTTATTGTCAAGCACCGTTTTCAGCAATCTCAATAGGCTTCGTTAACTGCTCcgaccattgacgtatatctcaggacgggccttacgggcactaaaatggtattagttcagcggtgttactcacgaattcgagccaatcgtgcagtctaacgcaactagttgcgaccaatcgcgcacgtgatgcgaactcctcaaccaatcgcgttgtagcagtgtcacaccgctgtactggcccccattcttattgccggccattcctgagatatacgtcaatggctcCGAAAAGTCCGCGCGCTGAGCCGCAGGAACAGCAAACAGTTTCCTGTCAAACTCCTGCCAGAAGCTTttagaagaaaataaatatcaacAAGTATgagtaatatgtacctacagatacaAGACGCGGAAAGTCTCCAGAAAGATCCAaaagttctcggaaatttcatagAAAATACTAACATTTTGGAAAGGGGTGATGTCGACCtcaatacaaaattttaagAGGTATACGAAAGTTTTCAAtgcgaaattttcataatttttgaaactttccgACGGTAAatcagtaatatttatttacatactatgAACTACACTCCTGCGAGACTAAAAGGAGTCACTCACGTTTTATAAGCAAAAAATGCTTGATATGTTGTTGACGGGCTAAATATCGAATGATGGCTGACCAGCGTGAGTGAccgatttaaatatattaatcgTAATTACTATAAACCATAAGATGATGCATATGGATCAAATTTTTATcataatatataagtactaTGAACCATACACATTGATAAAGCGCATTTTGCATATGgattatatttttatcataattatgtaaatctaatgttgtatgtatgtatgaacgTATGTACTCGGCC carries:
- the LOC134657661 gene encoding suppressor of Mek1-like, with the translated sequence MEIAMTYAELQKNSLERDRPRPSYDLTTQTGRETVYNLQITTVEVVCNLSSQPKGGEKVYETKWSDGEGWTTCGCPDGFVEDDCLCVPGRNPDNKNDTQSEDKDGQQNKDKDDQKNKDKDDQQNTDKNDQQNTDKNDQQNTDKNDQQNKDKDDQQNKDKDDQENKDKNDQQNTDKNDQQNTDKNDQQNTDKNYQQNTDKNDQQNTDKNDQQNTDKDDQQKKDTCDPGDPSCPPRVVIMPIFTVENVDPDRLNEAQMMAWPKDLEQQKQQLRRIIKNRIQNVRDRYFKDYVVLEPGTRFSNGGPIDEDNFVLSRNHPNYMPNMNRKGLNNFGTNTKTTNIEIKDRRDFSDLDQLVSEYLLNLHDDEAMDSTADMTDKAVHHMRENNINGKQANTQHYRNPSTPNLQDDTQGYRKAISNFDYAIEDHLNTGYEPRTMDQRNIYPDREQNPLNIQAVDTNNYGYQLYSENNQGYGNVDPQYVVEDYTGFQNDEKSDEQGRGQNRQLIYNANEITHYYLDRLNEDTNAGQRLDTETLNGYRVDTDTDTKHRHEHRRPLYLDEKSSEFQRHTQNDGGVMKDHKPRYFVPDRASLQHG